From one Amycolatopsis sp. FDAARGOS 1241 genomic stretch:
- a CDS encoding LysM peptidoglycan-binding domain-containing protein: protein MSILADRGIVRPLRPVRQGAGPARVPAGSPSPARHPSGARERRGEPLRPPTRARVVAGHRSAGSACAEPRRPAVRWPWLVAIAVGACLVVTVLGVFGSGTPAGAVPERTAAVSVRQGDTLSDLAARFAPDSDQAAVVERIEELNHLDDGVLVPGLPLTVPVAAEVAGAGR, encoded by the coding sequence ATGTCGATTCTGGCAGACCGCGGGATCGTCCGCCCGCTTCGGCCCGTCCGGCAGGGCGCGGGTCCGGCGCGGGTCCCGGCGGGGTCGCCCAGTCCGGCCCGGCACCCCTCGGGCGCGCGGGAGCGCCGCGGAGAGCCGCTGCGGCCGCCGACCCGCGCCCGGGTGGTTGCGGGACACCGGTCGGCCGGGTCCGCGTGCGCGGAGCCGCGCAGGCCCGCCGTGCGGTGGCCGTGGCTCGTCGCGATCGCTGTCGGGGCCTGCCTGGTGGTCACCGTTCTGGGTGTTTTCGGGTCCGGCACGCCGGCCGGCGCGGTGCCCGAGCGCACGGCGGCGGTGTCCGTCCGGCAGGGCGACACGCTGTCCGATCTTGCGGCTCGGTTCGCGCCCGATTCCGACCAGGCGGCCGTCGTCGAGCGGATCGAGGAGCTCAACCACCTGGACGACGGTGTTCTCGTACCCGGTCTGCCGCTCACGGTCCCGGTCGCGGCGGAGGTGGCGGGGGCGGGCCGGTGA